A window from Pelodiscus sinensis isolate JC-2024 chromosome 31, ASM4963464v1, whole genome shotgun sequence encodes these proteins:
- the LOC142821547 gene encoding uncharacterized protein LOC142821547 has protein sequence MGWSDPPLLTMGTVCGQGALQAGAALCVGAADQRSPSLGTSLCPVLAPPSDPTPDPFPRALPPARPEARAGLPPLSLAALRSPGPSTALGVTNAQALLSGVRRLFPRAAPSPLCPGRGVEAAAGEGVSLWGLKLEPASSAPHPTEPSCSGPGPGGGAARAGGRRLQPLHTNEKLMKQVPLPRLRRCSDSSAQSQGPGQRQLPGAQACPSHNRAAGEGEKWPQPPPGLSSAPHALILSPATVTLDPDTAHPHLVLSGDRKRVRWADTRQPLPDNPERFDTRPCVLGREGFTSGRHCWEVEVGDGRHWAVGVARESVSRKGGISLSPEGGIWAVLCWGVQFWALTTPVTCLPLSPPRRIRVCLDCDRGQVTFIDAGAEAPIFTFPPGSLPGERIRPWLRVWPGSPLSLCPLKSASLTSHSPVSVTSQDFPHPAPGPSSLMP, from the coding sequence ATGGGATGGTCGGACCCCCCACTTCTCACTATGGGCACAGTTTGCGGGCAGGGggctttgcaggcaggggctgcgcttTGTGTCGGGGCAGCTGATCAGCGCAGCccctccttgggcaccagcctctgccctgtgctggcccctcccagtgaccccaccccagatcccttccccagagccctgcccccggccaggccagaagccagagctgggctccccccattgagcctggctgccctgaggagccctggaccctccactgccctgggggtgactaatgcccaggccctgctctctggggtgaggcggctcttcccccgcgctgccccctcccctctgtgccctgggcggggggtggaggctgcagcaggggagggagtttccctctgggggttAAAGCTGgaacctgcctcctctgccccccaccccactgaaccctcctgctctgggcctggccctgggggtggagcagcccgagctgggggcaggaggctgcagcctctgcacacaaatgagaagctgatgaagcaggtcccattgcccaggctgaggcgctgcagtgacagctcggctcagtctcagggcccagggcagaggcagctccctggggcccaggcctgtcccagccacaacagggctgctggggagggtgagaaatggccccagccgcccccagggctgagctctgcccctcacgccctGATTCTCTCCCCAGCgactgtgactctggatccagacacggctcatCCCCACCTCGTCCTGTCTGGGGATAGGAAACGTGTGAGATGGGCAGACACACGGCAGCCACTGCCCGACAACCCGGAGAGATTTGACACTCggccctgtgtgctgggccgtgaggggttcacctcggggagacattgctgggaggtggaggtgggggatgggcgacactgggctgtgggggtggccagagagtctgtgagcaggaagggagggatcagcctgagccctgagggggggatctgggctgtgctgtgctggggggtTCAGTTCTGGGCTCTCACCACCCCTGTGACCTGCCTGCCTTTGAGCCCTCCCCgcaggatccgggtttgtctggactgtgaccgggggcaggtgacatttattgATGCTGGTGCCGaggccccgatcttcactttcccgccgggctccctccctggggagagaatccgaccctggctCCGAGTGTGGCCAGGATCCCCGCTCAGCCTGTGCCCCCTGAAATCAGCCTCTCTGACCTCAC